A single [Flavobacterium] thermophilum DNA region contains:
- a CDS encoding DNA repair protein RadC, translating to MEKIYEIQRIKQIVQEVGERHKIRCPEDAAKVAAHFIGDDDREVFLVMCLNTKNEVVAVHRCHIGSLNSSIVHPREVFKAAILNNSASIIVAHQHPSGDVTPSREDVEMTKRLAEAGRILGIEVLDHLVINYKAEYTSLKERGFFS from the coding sequence ATGGAAAAAATCTACGAAATTCAACGCATCAAACAAATCGTTCAGGAGGTGGGTGAGCGACACAAAATCCGTTGTCCGGAGGATGCAGCAAAAGTGGCAGCACACTTCATCGGCGACGACGACAGAGAAGTGTTCTTAGTCATGTGCCTCAATACCAAAAACGAAGTCGTTGCCGTTCATCGCTGCCATATCGGTTCACTCAACTCATCCATCGTTCACCCAAGAGAAGTCTTTAAGGCAGCAATCCTCAATAACTCAGCTAGCATCATCGTCGCACATCAGCATCCAAGTGGTGACGTCACTCCATCGAGAGAGGATGTTGAAATGACGAAACGGCTAGCAGAAGCCGGAAGGATACTAGGGATTGAAGTTCTCGATCACCTAGTCATCAACTACAAAGCAGAATACACTTCCCTCAAAGAAAGAGGGTTCTTTTCCTGA
- a CDS encoding Nucleotidyl transferase of uncharacterised function (DUF1814), whose product MGVVNHTDMLNKIRKLAIVSLFSDDDLMDLFVLKGGNAINIAYGINDRSSMDLDFSMRQDFGEDYDLIKQKICNAIEQTFSDEGFKAFDIKLYPTPKVVREEYKDFWGGYTLEFKVIDEEHFNQLGGNVDDNVRRNAIVIGSNQEKKVTIDISKYEYVDTKQEVDIDGYTVYVYTPLMVIYEKLRALCQQVEYYSTHIVPTNRKRRARDFFDIYSILEKLPKIDIYNLDNLKIMIEIFKVKKVPLFLLEKLREDREFHRESFHGVKDHVSAGYQLQSFDFYFEKVIAIAENIVHILKEANLYEQEEVKSGH is encoded by the coding sequence GTGGGGGTTGTAAATCATACAGATATGTTGAACAAGATTCGTAAATTAGCCATTGTTTCATTGTTCTCCGATGACGATTTAATGGACTTATTTGTATTAAAAGGCGGGAATGCTATTAATATAGCTTATGGTATTAATGATCGTTCTTCAATGGATTTAGATTTCTCAATGCGACAAGATTTCGGAGAAGACTATGACTTAATCAAGCAGAAAATATGTAATGCTATTGAGCAAACATTTAGCGACGAAGGATTTAAAGCTTTTGACATCAAATTATATCCAACACCAAAAGTTGTAAGGGAAGAGTATAAGGATTTTTGGGGGGGATATACCCTAGAATTCAAAGTAATTGACGAAGAACACTTTAACCAACTAGGTGGCAATGTTGATGATAATGTAAGAAGAAATGCTATTGTCATTGGTAGTAACCAAGAAAAGAAAGTGACGATTGATATTAGCAAATATGAGTATGTAGATACGAAGCAGGAAGTAGATATAGATGGTTACACAGTCTATGTATACACTCCTTTGATGGTGATCTACGAGAAGTTACGGGCTTTATGCCAACAAGTAGAGTATTATTCCACTCATATCGTACCTACTAACCGTAAAAGGAGAGCACGCGATTTTTTCGATATATATTCAATATTGGAAAAGTTACCCAAAATTGATATATATAACCTAGATAACCTTAAAATTATGATAGAAATATTCAAAGTTAAAAAGGTGCCGTTATTTTTACTAGAAAAGTTACGTGAAGATAGAGAGTTTCATAGAGAATCCTTTCATGGAGTAAAAGATCATGTAAGTGCAGGTTACCAATTACAATCCTTTGACTTTTACTTCGAAAAAGTTATTGCAATAGCAGAAAATATTGTACATATTCTAAAAGAAGCTAATTTATATGAGCAAGAGGAAGTAAAAAGTGGTCATTAA
- the xerD_2 gene encoding Tyrosine recombinase XerD — translation MIKLQGQNSVEPIRDPEKIREMKEYLLHRSYRDYFLFTFGINSGLRISDILPLRVMDVKYTEHLRVKEKKTGNVRKIKMTAALKQEIEKYTRGMADSDYLFPSRKGNRPISRETAWRIINEAAKACGVEGPIGTHTMRKTFGYHFYQQTKDVAMLQQIFGHSAPSITLRYIGINDDLIDNVLKNFSL, via the coding sequence ATGATTAAACTGCAAGGACAAAACAGCGTCGAACCGATTCGTGATCCCGAAAAAATTCGCGAAATGAAGGAGTATTTGTTGCATCGGTCGTATCGCGACTATTTCCTGTTTACCTTTGGTATTAACTCTGGTCTTCGGATTAGCGATATCCTGCCTTTACGGGTCATGGATGTCAAATATACGGAGCATTTGCGTGTCAAAGAGAAGAAAACCGGCAACGTACGCAAAATCAAGATGACCGCAGCCTTAAAGCAGGAAATTGAGAAATACACGCGAGGAATGGCCGATTCCGATTATTTATTCCCGTCACGCAAAGGAAATCGTCCGATTAGCCGAGAAACGGCTTGGCGGATCATTAACGAGGCAGCCAAAGCGTGTGGTGTGGAAGGACCGATTGGCACCCATACGATGAGAAAAACCTTCGGATATCACTTTTATCAACAGACGAAGGATGTGGCAATGTTGCAGCAAATATTTGGGCATTCGGCTCCATCCATCACCTTACGGTATATTGGGATTAATGATGATCTAATCGATAACGTATTAAAGAACTTCTCACTTTAA
- the yijE gene encoding Uncharacterized inner membrane transporter yiJE produces MKKMSSQYLYTFLLVTIILLWSYGWVLTKIGLSYMGPFTFAALRFLLASFAMILVLFFLKPTRPKGTEWIILFIVGLLQTTAMFLLINYGMMFVNVSKSSILIYSMPIWSGILGYIFLHESLNYYKVISLVLGISGLLSIIGFEFFTIQNKSVIFGECLLLLAAISWAGANVIVKKYFSNHNKIIVSTWQMIFGTIGVVVAAILMEWGQPIQFTPISIFILIYTGVIASSFCFTCWYVVLTKLDTTVASISLLFVPLVAIFLDWLLLGEKMTVNIAIGALLVTIGVYLATVAKPKERRKIERFSTNIKS; encoded by the coding sequence ATGAAAAAGATGTCAAGTCAGTATTTATACACCTTTTTATTAGTAACTATTATTTTGTTATGGAGTTATGGATGGGTTCTAACGAAGATTGGATTAAGTTACATGGGACCCTTTACATTTGCGGCTTTACGCTTTTTACTTGCTTCATTTGCGATGATATTAGTTTTATTTTTTTTAAAGCCCACTAGACCAAAAGGTACAGAATGGATTATCCTTTTTATAGTGGGTTTGTTACAAACAACCGCCATGTTTTTATTAATCAATTACGGAATGATGTTTGTAAATGTGAGCAAATCTTCAATACTGATTTACTCGATGCCTATATGGAGTGGAATCCTCGGATATATCTTTCTTCATGAATCATTAAACTATTACAAGGTAATTAGTCTTGTCCTGGGTATTTCTGGTTTACTATCCATTATTGGGTTTGAATTTTTTACTATTCAAAACAAAAGTGTCATTTTCGGTGAATGTTTACTTTTACTAGCTGCTATTTCTTGGGCTGGGGCAAATGTAATTGTTAAAAAATATTTTAGCAATCATAATAAAATTATAGTATCAACCTGGCAAATGATTTTCGGAACCATTGGAGTAGTAGTTGCCGCCATTCTTATGGAGTGGGGTCAACCTATACAGTTTACACCTATAAGTATTTTTATTCTGATATACACAGGAGTTATTGCATCCTCATTCTGCTTTACATGTTGGTATGTGGTGTTAACAAAGCTTGATACTACAGTAGCTTCTATTTCCCTATTATTTGTTCCTCTTGTGGCTATTTTTCTAGACTGGTTGTTACTCGGAGAAAAAATGACTGTTAATATTGCAATTGGAGCATTGTTGGTTACGATTGGTGTTTACTTAGCAACCGTGGCTAAACCTAAAGAAAGGCGTAAAATAGAACGATTTTCTACAAATATAAAAAGCTAA
- a CDS encoding FOG: Transposase encodes MAPTSVANKSSQPSSGIISECHPQIFYSHFTLGLTLQLSKPVIKHLIHIVDALTTKGFSGTLTDIHYWSFHPNHRTTLSHFFTKSPWNEERLLGKLQEWILSQVERLAKRKNQPLFVSIDDTICQKTKPSSRAVHAIQGCDWHYSHKDHQSVWGHSLVWLMVHTFTQAFPFAFRLYDKKAGKSKIDLAIEMLSSLKVKRAQPVYVLMDSWYPSKKLIEACLKQGFHVIAMLKTNRILYPKGIAIQAKQFARYIESKDTRLVTVGQERYRVYRYEGAIHGLDDAVVLLAWKADQPMAPEHLHCILSTDRELGDEDILRYYAQRWTIECFFRQAKDQLKLDGYRVRHIRAVKRYWAVVLLACVYSIAESRQNLSTGLELLRSRKGHSVIEFIYDAAKQEIPIDVIKKQLRIA; translated from the coding sequence GTGGCCCCGACGAGCGTCGCGAACAAAAGTTCGCAACCCTCGTCGGGGATCATTTCGGAATGTCACCCACAAATATTTTACTCACACTTCACGCTGGGGTTGACGCTGCAGCTTTCCAAACCGGTCATCAAGCATCTCATTCATATTGTCGATGCCTTGACCACCAAGGGATTCTCGGGAACATTGACTGATATTCATTACTGGAGCTTTCATCCGAATCATCGAACGACGCTCAGTCACTTTTTCACGAAAAGCCCTTGGAACGAGGAAAGGCTGCTTGGGAAGCTTCAAGAGTGGATCCTTTCCCAGGTCGAACGACTGGCCAAACGGAAGAATCAACCCCTTTTTGTTTCGATTGATGATACGATTTGCCAAAAAACGAAGCCTTCGTCACGGGCTGTGCACGCCATTCAAGGGTGCGACTGGCACTACTCGCATAAAGATCATCAATCGGTCTGGGGGCATTCGCTCGTTTGGCTGATGGTGCACACCTTCACGCAGGCGTTCCCATTTGCGTTCCGCCTGTATGACAAGAAAGCGGGAAAAAGCAAGATCGACCTGGCGATCGAGATGCTTTCCTCGCTCAAGGTGAAGCGGGCTCAGCCGGTGTATGTGCTCATGGATTCGTGGTATCCGTCCAAAAAGCTCATCGAAGCCTGTCTGAAACAGGGATTCCATGTCATCGCGATGCTCAAGACGAACCGGATTCTCTACCCGAAAGGCATCGCCATCCAAGCCAAGCAGTTTGCCCGCTATATCGAGTCCAAAGACACCCGCCTCGTCACGGTGGGGCAGGAGCGTTATCGCGTGTATCGCTATGAGGGGGCCATCCATGGCCTCGATGACGCGGTGGTGCTGCTGGCTTGGAAGGCGGATCAGCCGATGGCGCCGGAACATCTTCATTGCATCTTGAGCACCGACCGGGAACTCGGGGACGAAGACATCTTGCGTTACTACGCCCAGCGCTGGACGATCGAGTGCTTTTTCCGGCAGGCGAAAGATCAACTGAAGCTGGATGGATACCGCGTTCGCCACATTCGGGCGGTGAAACGGTATTGGGCGGTGGTGCTGTTGGCCTGCGTGTACAGCATCGCCGAATCCCGACAAAACCTCTCCACCGGGCTGGAGCTTCTTCGGTCGCGGAAAGGCCATAGCGTCATAGAGTTCATTTATGACGCTGCAAAGCAAGAGATTCCTATTGATGTGATCAAAAAACAGCTCCGTATCGCATAA
- a CDS encoding Transposase and inactivated derivatives: MSKSIPNVDWANQLESVIRQFVKEKLELIMREEIKNFLEIEQAGTSNMRNGYYQRNLDTQYGRIEGLLVPRDRNGEFQTQLFAPYQRHTGWLEEAIIRMYQSGMSTREIGKFIERILGSTYSPATISRITDVVKEDIEKWHARPLHQRYSVLYLDGLYVKLRRDTVEKEAIYVVLGVNEEGYREILDFFVGGQESAYVWQEILQQLYNRGVKEVLLGVFDGLPGLEEAFKAVYPKADVQRCVVHKVRNTLHRVRKKDQFEVAEDLKLIYRAPNKEMALQMFQQFESKWSSKYPREVQSWANELDVLLTFMDDPSSIRSVIYTTNAIERTIKEIRKRLKPMNSLNSLEAAEKIVYLTIQDFNEKWAGRKLRGFAEA; this comes from the coding sequence ATGTCTAAAAGTATACCGAATGTCGACTGGGCAAATCAACTGGAAAGTGTTATTCGTCAGTTTGTAAAGGAAAAATTAGAACTGATCATGCGGGAAGAAATTAAAAATTTCCTCGAAATTGAACAGGCTGGAACGTCGAATATGAGAAACGGCTACTATCAGCGAAATCTAGATACGCAATACGGTCGGATTGAAGGTCTTTTGGTCCCTAGAGACCGAAACGGAGAATTTCAAACGCAGCTGTTTGCCCCTTACCAACGCCACACGGGCTGGCTGGAGGAAGCAATCATTAGGATGTACCAAAGTGGCATGAGCACGCGTGAAATTGGCAAGTTTATCGAACGAATTCTAGGAAGCACCTATTCTCCTGCGACGATCAGCCGGATTACCGATGTCGTGAAGGAAGACATCGAGAAATGGCACGCTCGTCCACTACACCAGCGTTATTCGGTCTTATATTTGGACGGCTTGTACGTGAAACTTCGCCGGGATACGGTAGAGAAAGAAGCCATTTATGTGGTGTTAGGGGTGAATGAAGAAGGATATCGCGAAATTCTTGATTTCTTTGTGGGGGGACAGGAAAGCGCCTATGTATGGCAGGAGATTCTTCAACAACTATACAACAGGGGCGTAAAGGAAGTGCTTCTGGGCGTATTCGATGGACTACCGGGGTTGGAGGAAGCCTTTAAGGCGGTTTATCCGAAAGCCGATGTGCAGCGTTGTGTCGTTCACAAAGTCCGCAACACGCTCCATCGTGTTCGGAAAAAAGACCAATTCGAAGTGGCCGAGGATCTCAAGCTGATTTATCGCGCGCCGAATAAGGAGATGGCGTTACAAATGTTTCAACAGTTTGAGTCGAAATGGTCCAGCAAATATCCAAGAGAAGTTCAATCTTGGGCCAATGAGTTGGATGTCCTCCTTACATTTATGGATGATCCAAGCAGTATTCGAAGTGTGATTTACACGACCAATGCCATCGAACGAACGATCAAGGAGATTCGGAAACGCCTAAAACCGATGAACAGTTTGAATAGTTTAGAAGCCGCTGAAAAAATCGTGTATTTGACCATTCAAGATTTTAATGAGAAATGGGCAGGGCGAAAGTTGCGAGGATTTGCCGAAGCGTAG
- a CDS encoding enterobactin exporter EntS: MGAVLFSLGLSRFIAGLLCGPVIDRIGAKLFLWLSDMIRAIIVLVLAILLWDHTVSFVILIMVSVLFGAIDAFYWSASESIKPRLVATEYLSRLNSQYFTVVRTTIILGPLIAAWMVESISIERSLIAMSILYVFSTFFILFIDSKNSHLENMNDNNDNTSYFSDLRLGFSFLNRQKMIFYLVITMFFVNIGANGVNVLFPFLAKNVSDDAKYLGYIYSSMSMGSLLTGLIFSVKSIHKVELKIIYLSFLLQATGIAALCFTQHFLIILIFVFVIGLITGFIGVLIPTFVQHSVPIHLLGRVNSIMMAISMLSTPVAQFIFGVSVDYFNIKYLFFIAGALGIVTSLCSLLINERKGTPRETVM, encoded by the coding sequence ATGGGAGCAGTTTTATTTTCCCTAGGTTTGTCGAGATTTATTGCTGGGCTTCTTTGCGGACCGGTTATTGATCGAATAGGGGCAAAGTTGTTTCTGTGGTTGTCAGACATGATAAGGGCAATCATTGTGTTAGTTTTGGCTATTCTGTTATGGGATCATACTGTCTCTTTTGTCATTCTCATAATGGTCTCCGTTTTGTTTGGAGCGATTGATGCTTTTTATTGGTCAGCCTCAGAATCAATAAAGCCAAGATTAGTCGCTACTGAATATTTAAGTCGTCTCAATAGTCAATACTTCACTGTTGTAAGAACAACGATCATTTTGGGTCCTTTAATCGCCGCTTGGATGGTTGAATCAATCTCAATCGAACGTTCCTTGATCGCCATGTCTATCTTATATGTATTTTCAACTTTTTTCATTTTGTTTATTGATTCTAAAAATAGTCATCTTGAAAATATGAACGACAATAATGACAACACTTCTTACTTTTCGGATTTACGACTCGGTTTTAGTTTTTTGAATAGACAAAAAATGATTTTTTATTTGGTGATAACTATGTTTTTTGTAAATATTGGAGCAAACGGGGTTAATGTATTGTTCCCTTTTTTAGCTAAAAATGTTAGTGATGATGCTAAGTATTTAGGATATATATATTCATCGATGTCAATGGGAAGTTTGTTAACTGGTTTAATCTTTTCAGTTAAAAGCATTCACAAGGTTGAATTGAAGATTATATATTTATCTTTTCTTTTACAAGCTACTGGTATTGCCGCACTATGTTTCACCCAACACTTTTTGATTATTCTAATTTTCGTTTTCGTAATTGGCTTAATTACTGGTTTTATAGGAGTCCTTATACCTACTTTTGTTCAACATTCTGTGCCTATTCATTTATTAGGAAGAGTGAATAGTATTATGATGGCGATTTCAATGCTATCAACGCCAGTAGCCCAGTTTATTTTTGGGGTCAGTGTTGATTATTTCAATATAAAATATCTTTTCTTCATTGCAGGTGCTTTGGGTATAGTTACTAGTTTATGTTCGTTATTAATTAATGAGAGAAAAGGTACGCCAAGAGAAACTGTAATGTAA
- the coaBC_2 gene encoding DNA/pantothenate metabolism flavoprotein, whose translation MNILVGVTGSSGVVELPMYLRVFREKLDANIRLVCTSNVQKFIDVNFLAAHADAPAYQDMYDFPKEYTRNRVPHSFLHDWADIFIILPCTANTLAKCANGIADNLLTMLVLCSPRPVVFFPNMGPNMWDAKVTQYNAKKLISFGHKVVFPSGNAWITATGEKVDYGHVPPPYTVAEYIQRHIQQSDNELKGGELHESGNASNS comes from the coding sequence TTGAATATATTAGTTGGCGTTACAGGTTCTTCAGGAGTTGTTGAATTACCTATGTATTTACGAGTTTTTAGAGAAAAACTAGATGCTAACATTAGACTAGTTTGTACATCGAACGTTCAGAAATTTATTGATGTCAATTTTTTGGCGGCGCACGCTGATGCTCCTGCATATCAGGATATGTACGATTTTCCAAAGGAGTATACACGAAATAGAGTTCCTCATTCCTTTTTACATGACTGGGCGGATATTTTCATAATTTTGCCTTGTACTGCTAATACTTTAGCGAAGTGTGCAAACGGAATAGCTGATAATTTGTTAACCATGCTGGTTTTATGCTCTCCAAGACCTGTTGTCTTTTTCCCAAATATGGGGCCAAACATGTGGGATGCAAAAGTTACACAATACAATGCTAAAAAGCTGATCAGTTTTGGACATAAAGTTGTATTTCCTAGTGGAAATGCATGGATAACTGCAACCGGAGAAAAAGTAGATTATGGACATGTACCTCCCCCATATACAGTAGCTGAGTATATACAGAGACATATACAGCAGTCAGACAATGAATTGAAAGGAGGTGAATTGCATGAATCAGGAAATGCTTCAAATTCTTGA
- the ydeM gene encoding Anaerobic sulfatase-maturating enzyme homolog YdeM, with the protein MEPFSTIPKEVKSDVNDRWVASRFNILSHEENGDLYICNTYTGAFLRVPQAHANKIKNILRSGCDELDDTAKILANYGFLIKSNVDEFKRARILHEIKGRNPENMYLIFLVTEQCNFRCTYCYENFEKGKMSDDVIEGVIKYVEKRGTQLKNLNVHWFGGEPLLALDVIEKLSNQFLLLSEKYNFKFRAGITTNGFLLNSDTATKLLKLGVDNFQITIDGPEHIHDQTRKLVGGQGTFKRIFNNLKNLSCLGYDFQVRIRVNFDKSNEPYIRDLTKELSETFSNDGRFHVNYFPIGRWGGPNDEDLDIFDTKIRAKVALSLCEDALNQGLSTTLGSILQPGGYVCYAADPNSYVIGSDGTLYKCTVALYNEKNKIGKVEKDGNFRIDIDKFALWVMNDESEDEGCKKCFLRPSCQGSACPLIRIETGKAPCPPEKQYIKQVVRVVGRQKKFISERKIKVTKSYS; encoded by the coding sequence ATGGAGCCGTTTTCTACTATTCCCAAAGAGGTAAAATCAGATGTGAATGATAGATGGGTAGCATCGCGATTTAATATTCTTTCCCATGAAGAGAATGGGGATCTTTATATATGTAATACTTATACGGGGGCATTTTTACGTGTTCCACAAGCTCATGCTAATAAGATTAAAAATATTCTCCGATCGGGATGTGATGAGCTTGATGATACTGCAAAGATTCTTGCTAATTATGGCTTTTTAATCAAAAGTAATGTAGACGAATTTAAAAGAGCCCGAATTTTACATGAAATCAAAGGAAGAAATCCTGAAAATATGTATTTGATTTTTTTAGTCACTGAACAGTGTAACTTTAGGTGTACATATTGTTATGAAAATTTTGAGAAAGGAAAAATGTCGGATGATGTTATTGAAGGTGTAATAAAATATGTTGAGAAAAGAGGGACTCAACTAAAAAATTTGAATGTCCATTGGTTTGGAGGAGAACCTCTTCTCGCATTAGATGTTATTGAAAAATTATCAAATCAATTCCTTTTATTAAGTGAAAAGTACAATTTCAAGTTTCGTGCTGGTATTACTACTAATGGATTCCTTTTAAACAGTGATACGGCGACAAAATTATTAAAGCTAGGTGTTGACAATTTCCAGATAACTATAGACGGCCCTGAACATATTCATGATCAAACACGTAAGTTAGTGGGAGGACAAGGAACTTTCAAAAGGATATTTAATAATTTGAAAAATTTGAGTTGTTTGGGATATGATTTTCAGGTTAGGATACGTGTCAACTTCGATAAAAGTAATGAACCTTATATACGCGATCTTACAAAAGAGCTTTCCGAAACGTTTTCCAACGATGGAAGGTTTCACGTCAACTACTTTCCTATTGGTCGATGGGGCGGACCGAATGATGAAGATTTAGATATATTTGATACAAAAATAAGAGCAAAAGTAGCACTAAGTTTGTGTGAAGATGCTTTAAATCAGGGATTATCGACTACATTAGGTAGCATTCTTCAACCTGGTGGTTATGTATGTTATGCGGCTGATCCTAATTCTTATGTAATTGGATCAGACGGTACTTTATATAAGTGTACAGTAGCGTTATATAATGAAAAAAATAAGATTGGAAAAGTTGAAAAAGATGGGAACTTTAGAATAGATATAGATAAATTTGCTTTGTGGGTTATGAACGATGAATCTGAAGATGAGGGCTGTAAGAAGTGCTTCCTAAGACCTTCTTGTCAAGGATCTGCTTGTCCTCTAATTAGGATTGAAACAGGAAAAGCACCGTGCCCACCTGAAAAACAGTATATAAAGCAAGTAGTACGGGTTGTTGGTCGACAAAAGAAATTTATTAGCGAAAGAAAAATTAAAGTGACTAAAAGCTATTCGTAA
- the xerC_3 gene encoding Tyrosine recombinase XerC has translation MLNEYVTYLQEKGASPNTIISYTNDLNIFFNDLHIRPGDYVTSADIRKWIQQMLNPAEGKPLAISTINRRLNSLRSFYAWAVEHHKIEQNPMKDIQDLKSADEDNEKIMWLTEEEFEDLLHRMRKKPVQSRGVDPEEKYRRDRAVVYLLTYAGLRVEELSNLKLTDLDLEMKRIRIVGKGMKVRTVPISNILLAELEDWLKFRAEMAKKKPHVAASPYVFYSQRSPKFSVRGIQRMIESYSLPNKKLTPHMFRHTFCKWMLKATNNDIEKVRRLAGHSNIATTSRYLKDSYSDLADAVEALPKF, from the coding sequence ATGCTCAACGAGTATGTCACTTACCTTCAGGAAAAGGGAGCTTCCCCAAACACGATCATCTCCTATACGAATGACTTGAATATCTTTTTCAACGATTTACATATTCGTCCGGGCGATTACGTCACGTCAGCCGACATCCGCAAATGGATCCAGCAAATGTTGAATCCGGCGGAAGGGAAACCGTTGGCTATCTCTACGATCAATCGCCGTCTGAATTCGCTGCGAAGCTTCTATGCGTGGGCGGTGGAACACCATAAGATTGAACAGAACCCAATGAAAGACATCCAGGATTTAAAATCAGCCGATGAAGATAACGAAAAAATCATGTGGCTCACAGAAGAAGAATTCGAGGACTTATTGCATCGGATGCGGAAAAAACCGGTGCAAAGCCGGGGAGTCGATCCTGAAGAGAAATATCGTCGGGACCGTGCAGTGGTGTACCTGCTTACCTATGCAGGATTGCGAGTAGAGGAGTTATCAAACTTAAAATTGACGGACTTAGATTTAGAGATGAAACGAATTCGGATCGTGGGGAAGGGAATGAAGGTCCGGACCGTACCGATCTCAAACATCCTACTGGCGGAACTTGAGGATTGGCTGAAGTTTCGTGCGGAAATGGCGAAAAAGAAACCGCATGTGGCCGCATCGCCATACGTCTTTTACAGCCAACGCTCGCCGAAGTTTTCGGTCCGAGGCATTCAGCGAATGATCGAAAGCTACAGCCTGCCGAATAAAAAATTAACTCCACATATGTTCCGACATACGTTTTGCAAGTGGATGTTAAAGGCGACGAACAATGACATCGAGAAAGTACGGAGGCTCGCCGGCCACAGCAATATCGCTACAACGTCTCGATATTTAAAGGATAGCTATAGTGATCTTGCTGATGCCGTGGAGGCGTTGCCAAAGTTTTGA
- a CDS encoding Domain of uncharacterised function (DUF955) yields the protein MFKSLEGFQYENDQKKSETTAARNFGEKIARTNSIKTPPIDIFDLVQNKYGIKIREISLDNDISAIVDLNKQDITLNKDKHIYHKRFTLAHELGHILLKHNQRKWTDFSNYITDSNPDKPLEEEANAFAAGLLMPKYLLTQYLKKGYSPKNLSHLFQVSEQSLWYSISAYKLLNKVRY from the coding sequence ATGTTTAAATCTTTAGAAGGCTTCCAGTATGAAAATGATCAAAAGAAATCTGAAACAACCGCGGCTCGGAATTTTGGAGAAAAAATTGCTAGAACGAATTCTATAAAGACTCCCCCCATTGACATATTTGACTTGGTTCAGAACAAATACGGAATTAAAATACGTGAAATTTCCTTAGATAACGACATCTCAGCGATTGTTGATTTAAATAAACAAGATATTACTTTAAACAAGGATAAACATATCTACCATAAACGTTTTACACTTGCCCATGAATTAGGACATATCCTTTTAAAGCACAATCAAAGAAAGTGGACTGATTTTTCAAATTACATAACGGACTCAAATCCAGATAAACCATTGGAAGAAGAAGCAAATGCTTTTGCAGCTGGATTGCTGATGCCTAAATACCTCCTTACACAGTATTTAAAAAAGGGATATTCTCCAAAGAATTTGTCTCATTTATTTCAGGTAAGCGAGCAATCTCTTTGGTATTCTATATCTGCATACAAGTTACTGAATAAAGTTAGATATTAA
- a CDS encoding RNA polymerase sigma factor: MQFEYIYLCLLNNERPSIQEFDQFIETLRVRIRAEFRYRCKRYDLEKNESIIDEVLSDTLECISRYIYKFSPEKGNFLRWTYGIIRNLCLNYANRNYSFDKIGVDHATLLPDDEKENGDIFEYLLSTSEIQKSAESKVLEEEMLQHIRIALDRLPQKQYIVMYLHYLEGLSIKEISIRLQVDAKNVSRNLYKARKNMLKYLTEMGYSILEKVESN, translated from the coding sequence ATGCAATTTGAATACATTTATCTATGCTTATTAAACAACGAGCGCCCCTCAATTCAAGAATTTGATCAATTTATAGAGACTTTGAGGGTCAGGATACGTGCTGAATTTCGTTATCGTTGCAAACGTTATGACTTAGAAAAAAATGAATCGATTATCGATGAAGTTTTATCGGATACACTTGAATGTATTTCTCGCTATATCTATAAATTTTCTCCCGAAAAGGGCAATTTCTTAAGATGGACATATGGTATTATTAGAAATCTTTGTTTAAATTACGCAAATCGAAATTATAGTTTCGATAAGATAGGTGTAGATCACGCAACCCTGCTACCAGATGATGAAAAAGAGAATGGAGATATATTTGAATATTTACTAAGTACCTCGGAAATTCAAAAGTCCGCTGAGTCGAAAGTTTTAGAAGAAGAAATGTTACAACATATCCGTATTGCCTTAGATAGACTTCCGCAAAAGCAATACATTGTTATGTATCTCCACTATCTTGAAGGTTTAAGTATTAAAGAAATATCAATCAGATTACAAGTTGATGCAAAGAATGTTTCTAGAAATTTATACAAAGCAAGAAAAAACATGTTGAAGTATCTAACAGAAATGGGATATAGCATTTTGGAAAAAGTCGAGTCTAATTAG